A single genomic interval of Antechinus flavipes isolate AdamAnt ecotype Samford, QLD, Australia chromosome 1, AdamAnt_v2, whole genome shotgun sequence harbors:
- the PSMG4 gene encoding proteasome assembly chaperone 4 isoform X2 codes for MEEPPAPASGDISLHNFNVRLWEQLIYFHVMRLTDSLFLWVGATPNLRNLAVAMCNRYDSIPVSTSLLGDTSDTTSNCLAQRLDYSHLGQCVQRISLPSSQ; via the exons ATGGAGGAGCCGCCGGCGCCCGCGAGCGGAGACATCTCCCTGCACAACTTCAATGTGAGACTATGGGAGCAGCTCATCTACTTCCACGTGATGCGGCTGACAGATTCGCTCTTCCTGTGGGTGGGCGCGACGCCCAACCTGCGCAACCTCGCCGTGGCCATGTGCAACCGTTAC GACTCCATTCCAGTATCTACTTCCCTTCTTGGAGATACGTCTGACACAACCTCCAATTGTCTTGCTCAGCGACTAG ATTACTCCCACCTTGGGCAGTGTGTACAGAGGATCTCTCTTCCATCAAGTCAGTGA
- the PSMG4 gene encoding proteasome assembly chaperone 4 isoform X1, which translates to MEEPPAPASGDISLHNFNVRLWEQLIYFHVMRLTDSLFLWVGATPNLRNLAVAMCNRYDSIPVSTSLLGDTSDTTSNCLAQRLARKTKKQVFVSYNLQNTDSNFTLLIENRIKEEMEAFPEKF; encoded by the exons ATGGAGGAGCCGCCGGCGCCCGCGAGCGGAGACATCTCCCTGCACAACTTCAATGTGAGACTATGGGAGCAGCTCATCTACTTCCACGTGATGCGGCTGACAGATTCGCTCTTCCTGTGGGTGGGCGCGACGCCCAACCTGCGCAACCTCGCCGTGGCCATGTGCAACCGTTAC GACTCCATTCCAGTATCTACTTCCCTTCTTGGAGATACGTCTGACACAACCTCCAATTGTCTTGCTCAGCGACTAG CCAGGAAGACTAAAAAACAGGTGTTTGTCAGCTACAATCTTCAAAATACAGACAGCAACTTCACACTGCTCATAGAAAACAGGatcaaggaagaaatggaggcttTCCCGGAAAAGTTTTAG